From Arachis stenosperma cultivar V10309 chromosome 2, arast.V10309.gnm1.PFL2, whole genome shotgun sequence, one genomic window encodes:
- the LOC130962617 gene encoding uncharacterized protein LOC130962617 — MAMFKQALKDYFVYEGKELMYLKNESKRIRAGVLKRTFIGEHNYDKNLSSNMANRAWATSKLVKRLLAQPLMTPKEALDHMKQDYNVHIHYMMIYRALKAAREQTIGKEREQYGKLYYYLNEIHRSNPGSTGMTDVTPQPEGRPLFNRLYIFLDACKKGFKAGCTLIELDGCFLKGYFGGHLLSAVRQDANNSFFVIAFAIVGAENTDS; from the exons ATGGCAATGTTCAAGCAAGCACTTAAGGACTACTTTGTCTATGAGGGTAAAGAGCTGATGTATTTGAAGAATGAGTCGAAGAGAATTAGAGCAGGTGTGCTGAAGAGG ACATTCATTGGAGAGCACAACTATGACAAGAATTTGAGCAGTAACATGGCTAATAGAGCTTGGGCAACAAGTAAATTGGTGAAAAGGTTGCTAGCTCAACCTCTAATGACTCCCAAAGAGGCACTCGATCACATGAAACAAGACTATAATGTCCATATACATTACATGATGATTTACAGAGCTTTAAAAGCTGCTAGAGAGCAAACAATTGGAAAGGAGCGAGAACAATATGGAAAGCTCTATTACTACCTAAATGAAATTCACAGAAGCAATCCAGGTTCCACTGGGATGACTGACGTAACTCCTCAACCAGAGGGTCGTCCACTGTTCAATAGGTTGTACATTTTCCTGGATGCTTGCAAGAAGGGCTTCAAGGCTGGCTGTACTCTGATCGAATTGGATGGATGCTTCCTAAAAGGGTACTTCGGTGGTCATCTTTTGTCGGCTGTGAGGCAGGATGCCAATAACAGTTTCTTTGTAATAGCATTTGCTATAGTTGGAGCTGAGAACACTGATTCCTGA